A genome region from Trichoderma asperellum chromosome 7, complete sequence includes the following:
- a CDS encoding uncharacterized protein (EggNog:ENOG41~TransMembrane:1 (o33-50i)), with amino-acid sequence MGCDTLKEITIVIADGEKVTVKDCGNGDPKKDMLFWALCGAGGGNFGVVVKMKLQFKSSNATKLWLKDILGGHMKIRKRWKTLWRRCKEMQRFYTTAWPNHRTIDSSWLCDLSQINIGLRFLVCHDGHKAEFKKTHQRKYHRRRFIEVTYKMILGRAVFSISS; translated from the coding sequence ATGGGTTGCGATACTCTCAAGGAGATTACAATTGTTATCGCGGATGGAGAAAAAGTCACTGTTAAGGACTGTGGCAATGGTGACCCCAAGAAAGATATGCTCTTTTGGGCGCTTTGCGGAGCGGGCGGCGGCAACTTTGGAGTCGTGGTTAAAATGAAGTTGCAGTTCAAAAGCTCCAATGCGACAAAGTTGTGGCTGAAAGATATACTTGGAGGCCATATGAAGATCCGGAAAAGATGGAAAACTTTATGGAGACGATGCAAAGAGATGCAAAGGTTTTATACGACTGCTTGGCCAAACCACCGCACCATTGATAGCTCCTGGCTGTGCGATCTTTCGCAGATCAACATTGGTCTCAGGTTTCTTGTCTGCCATGATGGCCATAAAGCCGAATTCAAAAAAACTCATCAAAGGAAATATCATCGACGAAGATTTATCGAAGTCACTTATAAAATGATCCTTGGAAGAGCCGTCTTCTCTATTTCTTCATGA